A window from Podospora bellae-mahoneyi strain CBS 112042 chromosome 1 map unlocalized CBS112042p_1, whole genome shotgun sequence encodes these proteins:
- a CDS encoding uncharacterized protein (COG:H; BUSCO:EOG09262DPL; EggNog:ENOG503NUIE): MDSPAVTHLFRQLFRHHPACQSRRNLATLATALRNVRRQRLQAQELQQHYQHCHAPRQQQQHRNYVARGRGGESSKNPHNESNWQQRSEVFQEDMSKEFESYPLVTADELRSRKERPRRVKMLMRDFVEDSLYNPNYGYFSKQVVIFSPGEPFNFPSLHDEIDFQTILSKRYVEFEDALDAVSPTDTRQLWYTPTELFRPYYGEAIARYLIANYKLTTYPYHDLIIYEMGAGRGTLMLNILDYIRDVDPAVYARTQYKIIEISTQLATIQNNHLLKNSHARGHAQKVEIINQSIFDWKTKVPSPCFFLAFEVFDNFAHDVVRYDMATEAPLQGTVLIDGKGDYYEFYSRNLDQVTARFFRVRDVATDGRYKVPYPTSRFGKWLSQQRPLPGNLSEQEYIPTRLMQFFDVLGKYFPAHRLLTSDFHWLPGAIKGLNAPIVQTRYQRRPVPVSTPLVHQGYFDIMFPTDFQTSEAMYQAITGKLTRSLSHEEFMRRWAYLEETETKSGENPLLTWYKNATVMFTV, translated from the exons ATGGACTCGCCTGCAGTTACTCACTTGTTTAGACAGCTATTTAGACATCACCCTGCCTGCCAATCGCGAAGGAACTTGGCGACCCTGGCCACAGCTCTGCGGAATGTGAGACGTCAACGGCTTCAAGCTCAGGAGCTTCAACAACATTACCAACATTGCCATGCGCcacggcaacaacaacaacaccgaaACTATGTGGCTCGCGGTAGAGGAGGGGAATCGTCAAAGAATCCACACAATGAAAGTAACTGGCAACAACGGAGCGAGGTGTTTCAGGAGGACATGTCCAAGGAGTTCGAGAGCTACCCCCTGGTCACTGCCGATGAGCTCCGAAGCAGAAAGGAACGGCCACGCCGGGTAAAGATGCTGATGCGGGACTTTGTTGAAG ACAGTCTGTACAACCCCAACTACGGTTACTTCTCCAAACAAGTTGTTATCTTCTCCCCCGGCGAGCCCTTcaacttcccctccctccacgaCGAAATCGATTTCCAAACTATTCTTTCGAAACGCTACGTCGAATTCGAAGACGCCCTCGACGCCGTCTCTCCAACCGATACACGCCAGCTGTGGTATACCCCTACCGAACTCTTCCGCCCTTACTATGGTGAAGCGATCGCCCGGTACCTGATCGCAAACTACAAACTCACCACCTATCCCTACCATGATTTGATCATTTACGAAATGGGTGCCGGTCGTGGTACCCTGATGCTCAACATCCTAGACTACATTCGCGATGTGGACCCGGCCGTCTATGCTCGCACTCAGTATAAAATCATTGAAATTTCCACCCAGCTCGCCACGATtcaaaacaaccacctcttGAAAAATAGCCACGCTCGTGGACACGCCCAAAAAGTCGAAATCATCAACCAGTCCATCTTTGACTGGAAGACCAAAGTGCCGTCGCCAtgtttcttcctcgcctttGAAGTGTTTGACAACTTTGCGCATGATGTTGTCCGGTATGACATGGCCACCGAAGCTCCCCTTCAAGGAACCGTCTTGATCGATGGGAAGGGAGACTACTACGAGTTCTACAGTCGCAACTTGGACCAAGTCACGGCCCGCTTCTTCCGCGTGAGGGATGTGGCTACGGACGGGAGGTACAAGGTGCCGTACCCCACAAGCAGGTTTGGCAAGTGGCTGTCTCAGCAGAGGCCCTTGCCTGGGAACCTGAGCGAGCAGGAGTACATCCCGACGAGGTTGATGCAGTTTTTTGACGTGTTGGGGAAGTATTTCCCTGCGCATCGGCTGCTGACGAGTGATTTCCACTGGTTGCCGGGGGCGATCAAGGGGTTGAATGCGCCGATTGTGCAGACGAGGTATCAGAGGAGGCCGGTGCCGGTTTCGACGCCTTTG GTGCATCAAGGGTACTTTGACATCATGTTTCCCACTGACTTTCAGACGTCGGAAGCGATGTACCAGGCTATTACGGGCAAACTGACGCGGTCGTTGTCTCACGAGGAGTTCATGCGGAGGTGGGCGTAtttggaggagacggagacgAAGAGCGGGGAGAATCCGCTGTTGACGTGGTATAAGAATGCTACTGTGATGTTTACTGTCTAA
- the cys12 gene encoding Cysteine synthase 2 (COG:E; EggNog:ENOG503NX2G) codes for MSLSDHPKAYGTAALTVAFITGIFVTLGFKDLYPELENRYQQRLKRNRHARNLLARSSTVSSRRDSFLFSGPVSLEDRESTFTTIDRGLGIVDGIAGTIGNTPLVKIRSLSEATGCVILAKAEFLNGAGNSPKDRVALNMIEVAEQQGLLVPNRGDTIYEGTVGSTGISLAVLARAKGYKCHICMPSDVAIEKSELLHHLGATVERVTPAPITDPKHFVNLARQRAKEHTLRTDTESRGFFADQFESLANYTAHMKTTGPEIYEQTGGLIDAFVAGAGTGGTISGVTKYLKEEKKLTNLKVVLADPQGSGLYNKIRHGVMYSPTEKEGTRRRQQVDTMVEGIGINRITENFESARSLIDDAVRVTDIQALKMARWLVEHDGIFVGSSSAVNCVAAVMTALKMPKGSQVVTILCDSGSRHLSKFWKSVGELGLEVNGEDEERGGEGEGDIVEVLGLGKGRQ; via the coding sequence ATGTCTCTAAGCGACCACCCAAAAGCCTACGGCACCGCCGCCCTGACAGTAGCCTTCATAACCGGCATCTTCGTCACCCTCGGCTTCAAAGACCTCTACCCCGAACTCGAAAACCGCTACCAGCAACGTCTCAAACGCAACCGCCATGCCCGCAACTTGCTCGCccgctcctccaccgtctcctcccGACGAGattccttcctcttcagcgGCCCCGTCTCCCTCGAAGACCGGGAATctaccttcaccaccatcgaccgCGGCCTCGGCATAGTCGACGGCATAGCCGGCACGATAGGCAACACCCCCCTGGTCAAAATCCGCTCCCTCTCCGAAGCAACCGGGTGcgtcatcctcgccaaagcagAGTTCCTCAACGGCGCGGGGAACTCCCCCAAGGACCGTGTAGCCTTAAACATGATCGAAGTCGCTGAGCAGCAAGGCCTTTTGGTCCCCAACAGAGGTGACACCATCTACGAAGGCACAGTAGGATCAACCGGtatctccctcgccgtcctGGCCAGGGCGAAAGGGTACAAATGCCACATCTGCATGCCCTCCGACGTGGCGATTGAGAAATctgagctcctccaccacttgGGAGCTACGGTGGAACGTGTCACTCCTGCGCCCATCACGGACCCAAAACATTTTGTCAACCTCGCCCGCCAGAGAGCAAAGGAACACACGTTGCGGACTGACACGGAAAGCCGCGGGTTTTTTGCCGATCAGTTTGAGTCGTTGGCTAATTACACGGCCCACATGAAGACCACGGGCCCGGAAATCTACGAGCAGACGGGCGGGCTTATTGATGcgtttgttgctggtgctggaacGGGGGGGACCATTTCGGGGGTGACGAAGTATttaaaggaagaaaagaagctgACGAACCTCAAGGTTGTGCTTGCGGATCCTCAAGGGAGTGGGTTGTACAATAAGATTAGACATGGGGTGATGTACTCGCCCACGGAGAAAGaagggacgaggaggagacagCAGGTTGATAccatggtggaggggattggGATTAACAGGATTACCGAAAACTTTGAGTCTGCCAGGTCGCTCATCGACGACGCCGTAAGGGTGACGGATATCCAAGCTCTTAAAATGGCgaggtggttggtggagCATGATGGGATTTTTGTGGGGAGTTCGAGCGCGGTCAACTGTGTTGCGGCGGTGATGACGGCGCTGAAGATGCCGAAGGGGAGTCAGGTTGTGACTATTTTGTGTGATAGTGGGAGTAGGCATTTGAGCAAGTTTTGGAAGAGcgtgggggagttggggttggaggttaatggcgaggatgaggagagggggggggagggggaaggtgacattgttgaggttttggggttggggaaggggaggcagTAA
- the MSD1 gene encoding aspartate--tRNA ligase msd1 (BUSCO:EOG09261Q18; EggNog:ENOG503NUX2; COG:J), with amino-acid sequence MALSRPSMRRLTSLKPSNLRPCTSFLQPRLIRRPSGVSWVPQRFTHSDITQQLREEWSSYNHFPQASSANQFVNGQTVTVHGFLSQRRISSKKLIFANVQVDNGPSIQVVSHSEPGDESNPPPGHEAHLALRALPLHSPVAVTGTVVSQKGDRDLSASSQRDVPGSFPKGVTHLEISLQNIQPLNAFPKDIIVSKGVQFPPSARHLQIRFDEALQARIRARPKIGHELRKSLTDLNFTEVETPILFKSTPEGAREFLVPTRRAGLAYALPQSPQQYKQILMSSGIRGYYQFARCFRDEDLRADRQPEFTQLDLEMSFATGQDVMRTVESIMKDLMKSLNSQFELVQSDIKERYPVPRRTPPSSDPSSNPWPVSDKPFPRITYEEAMSRFGVDKPDTRIPFEITPNVPLPESFTSMISPLPSPTIDTFLFTPTTTTTTTTSPSIRDTTTFVHTFLSTLPPALFSLNPNGQPAALIIDTSKPLMGLSPLSHSGFETITNLYPSLTSGDVIFFQARPPTPFSGGSTALGQIRTLLYSSAVTSGFLPPSHQFNFLWVQNFPMFTPNTETDPGQGGQSGFSATHHPFTAPLTDADVELMVTNPLAARADHYDLVLNGVELGGGSRRIHTAKMQEYVFREILKMSDKGVKQFSHLLEALRAGCPPHAGFALGFDRLCAVLTGTDSVRDVIAFPKSMKGEDLTVRSPGKITSEELGTYHLAFRPKEEKKKE; translated from the exons ATGGCCCTCTCACGGCCTTCCATGAGGCGTCTCACCAGCTTGAAACCCTCAAATCTCAGACCGTGCACCAGTTTTCTCCAGCCTCGACTCATCCGCCGGCCATCAGGTGTCTCGTGGGTACCTCAACGGTTCACTCATAGTGATATCACACAGCAGCTTCGGGAAGAATGGTCGAGCTATA ATCACTTTCCCCAGGCGTCCAGTGCCAACCAGTTTGTGAATGGCCAGACAGTCACAGTACATGGCTTTCTCTCCCAGAGAAGGATATCgtccaagaagctcatcTTTGCCAATGTGCAAGTCGACAATGGGCCGTCTATCCAGGTTGTATCCCACTCCGAGCCCGGTGATGAatccaaccctcctcccggACACGAGGCCCATCTCGCTCTTAGGGCTCTGCCTCTCCACAGTCCAGTCGCAGTGACCGGAACTGTTGTATCTCAAAAAGGCGACCGAGACTTGTCTGCCTCCTCTCAAAGAGATGTTCCTGGCTCGTTTCCCAAAGGCGTCACACATCTCGAAATTTCTCTGCAGAATATTCAGCCTCTTAATGCTTTCCCCAAGGATATCATCGTGTCCAAGGGGGTGCAGTTCCCGCCCTCGGCCCGGCACCTTCAGATCCGCTTCGATGAGGCTCTCCAGGCTCGTATTCGTGCACGCCCAAAGATCGGCCATGAACTGCGCAAGTCCCTCACCGATCTTAACTTTACCGAGGTGGAAACACCAATCCTCTTCAAGTCTACGCCTGAGGGGGCTCGCGAGTTCTTGGTTCCAACACGACGGGCTGGTTTAGCATACGCCCTTCCCCAGAGCCCTCAGCAGTACAAGCAGATTCTCATGTCCAGCGGTATCCGTGGGTACTACCAGTTTGCGAGATGCTTCCGTGACGAAGATCTCAGAGCCGACAGACAGCCCGAGTTTACCCAG TTGGATCTCGAAATGTCCTTCGCCACCGGCCAAGACGTCATGCGCACAGTCGAGTCCATCATGAAAGACCTCATGAAGTCCCTCAACTCCCAATTCGAACTCGTCCAATCCGACATCAAGGAGCGCTACCCCGTCCCCAGACgcacccccccctcctccgacccatcctccaacccctgGCCTGTATCAGACAAACCCTTCCCCCGAATTACCTACGAAGAAGCCATGTCCCGCTTCGGCGTCGACAAGCCCGACACCCGCATCCCCTTTGAAATAACCCCCAacgtccccctccccgaatccttcacctccatgatctcccccctcccctcccccacaattgacaccttcctcttcaccccgactaccaccaccaccaccaccacctccccctccatccgGGACACAACAACCTTCGTCcacaccttcctctccaccctcccccccgccctcttctccctcaaccccaacggTCAACCCGCCGCCCTAATAATCGACACCTCCAAACCCCTAATGGgtctctcccccctctcccactccgGCTTCGAAACAATAACCAACCTctacccctccctcacctcagGTGACGTCATCTTTTTCCAAGCCcgacctcccacccccttttcaggTGGTTCCACCGCCCTAGGCCAAATCCGCACCCTTTTATACTCCTCCGCCGTCACCTCTGGCTTCCTCCCACCCTCTCATCAATTTAACTTCCTCTGGGTCCAAAACTTCCCCATGTTCACACCCAACACCGAAACCGACCCgggccaaggaggccaaTCAGGCTTCAGCGCAACACACCACCCCTTCACTGCCCCCCTAACCGACGCAGACGTCGAGCTGATGGTTACCAACCCCCTAGCCGCAAGGGCAGACCACTACGACCTCGTCCTCAACGGGGTTGAGCTAGGTGGTGGGTCGAGAAGGATCCACACGGCGAAAATGCAGGAGTATGTCTTTAGGGAGATTCTCAAAATGTCCGACAAGGGTGTCAAGCAATTCTCTCACCTACTCGAAGCGTTAAGAGCGGGCTGTCCGCCACACGCAGGGTTCGCGTTGGGGTTTGATCGTCTCTGTGCGGTGCTCACAGGGACAGACTCAGTAAGGGATGTGATTGCTTTTCCAAAGAGTATGAAAGGGGAGGATTTGACGGTCAGGTCGCCGGGCAAGATTACTAGTGAGGAGTTGGGGACGTATCATTTGGCTTTTAGacccaaggaggagaagaagaaggaatgA
- a CDS encoding uncharacterized protein (COG:T; COG:U; EggNog:ENOG503NW2R): MASSFEKSVKGATKIKAAPPKTKYIEHILVATHSGEAGVGEVFRALHHRLRDSTWTVVFKSLITVHLMIREGSADVTLAYLAKHRNMIAISMFSDAQTQGRNIRHYHSYLAERARAYRETKVDWVRSKDSRLEKLSIDKGLLRETEIVQHQLTALLKCDVMENEPENEITITVFRLLVLDLLALFQALNQGLINILGHFFELSKTDAERAMDIYRTFTRQTDYVVQYLSTARQYEHHTRVEVPKLKHAPVNLGRQLEEYLKDPDFEIHRRQYLAELEAKKSSKGGSSGASKLPKFDAFETKASSSTSAPASQPAQTSQAAAPAKGPDVNLIDFFESIEQNQTTLAVQGQTQQAQAQPQLQQQQQQQTQMQMGMSPWGPAPFQPQQPLQQQQQFPQNGFVASPVHQFQTGVPFQQQGQPAFSPQQTAQPVQQAFTGVGFGGFSSQPQVGFQPGSLAPIQQDTVANFQAGAPTFQGGLQAPQQNTNPFRQSMLMNQQQTGSPFAQQQPIQEVASPQQRPMTSQSTNPFARSSPQGTQPFAAPTSNSPFQSQAPQQPTQQQMQPMPTGTNPFAKNFGQAQQAQPTQQQQRPVTAGGILSQPTGTNPFRQGAFVNHQTGLGWQHNQQAIGGGLDQVETVPVFPRPAAQTPWQQQ; the protein is encoded by the exons ATGGCGAGCTCCTTTGAAAAGTCCGTCAAGGGCGCgaccaagatcaag GCCGCGCCTCCGAAAACAAAATACATCGAGCACATTCTAGTTGCGACACATTCGGGCGAGGCGGGCGTGGGCGAGGTATTCCGGGCGCTCCACCACCGGTTGCGCGACTCAACATGGACCGTCGTCTTCAAGAGTTTGATCACTGTCCACCTCATGATCCGCGAGGGCTCGGCAGATGTCACCCTGGCGTATCTTGCGAAACACCGGAACATGATTGCTATCAGCATGTTTTCTGATG CGCAAACTCAGGGGCGAAACATACGACATTACCACAGTTATCTTGCAGAAAGAGCGCGAGCGTATCGAGAAACAAAGGTCGACTGGGTGCGGTCAAAGGATTCGAGGCTGGAGAAACTGTCCATCGACAAGGGTTTACTTCGGGAGACGGAAATTGTACAGCACCAACTCACGGCCTTGCTGAAATGCGAC GTGATGGAGAATGAGCCTGAAAATGAAATCACCATCACTGTGTTTCGGCTCCTTGTCCTGGACTTGCTGGCTCTTTTCCAAGCCCTGAACCAGGGACTGATCAACATCCTCGGTCACTTCTTCGAGCTGTCCAAGACTGATGCCGAAAGAGCTATGGATATCTACCGGACATTTACCAGGCAGACTGACTACGTTGTACAGTATCTCAGCACGGCCAGACAGTATGAGCATCACACCAGGGTGGAGGTTCCTAAGCTGAAGCACGCCCCTGTTAATCTCGGGCGCCAGCTCGAGGAGTATCTGAAGGATCCCGATTTTGAGATTCACCGGAGGCAGTACCTGGCCGAGCTTGAGGCCAAAAAGTCATCCAAGGGCGGGTCATCAGGAGCTTCGAAGTTGCCCAAGTTTGATGCCTTTGAGACCAAAGCATCATCCAGCACAAGCGCACCTgcttctcagccagcccagACTTCTCAGGCTGCGGCACCAGCAAAGGGACCCGACGTCAATCTGATCGATTTCTTTGAGTCCATTGAACAAAACCAGACGACACTGGCTGTCCAAGGCCAGACGCAGCAGGCACAAGCACAGCCTCAgttacaacaacaacaacaacaacaaacgcAGATGCAGATGGGCATGTCTCCTTGGGGCCCTGCCCCattccaacctcaacagcctcttcagcagcaacagcaattTCCCCAGAACGGATTTGTCGCCTCTCCCGTTCACCAGTTCCAGACGGGTGTTCCCTTCCAACAGCAGGGGCAGCCAGCATTTTCGCCACAGCAAACTGCGCAGCCAGTACAGCAGGCCTTTACTGGCGTCGGCTTCGGCGGGTTCTCTTCGCAACCCCAGGTTGGCTTCCAGCCCGGTTCTCTCGCCCCGATACAGCAGGATACCGTCGCGAATTTCCAGGCAGGCGCGCCCACTTTCCAAGGAGGCCTTCAGGCGCCtcaacaaaacaccaacccTTTCCGCCAGTCCATGCTCAtgaaccaacaacaaacaggCTCACCCTTtgcacagcagcaacctaTTCAGGAGGTCgcttctcctcagcaacgCCCAATGACAAGCCAGTCTACCAACCCCTTTGCTCGCTCCTCACCGCAAGGGACACAGCCGTTTGCTGCACCAACGTCCAACTCACCTTTCCAATCCCAGGCGCCACAGCAGCCCACTCAACAACAAATGCAGCCCATGCCGACGGGCACGAACCCGTTCGCCAAGAACTTTGGACAGGCTCAGCAAGCGCAGCCtactcagcagcaacagcgacCTGTCACTGCGGGGGGAATATTGTCCCAGCCGACGGGGACGAACCCGTTTAGGCAGGGAGCCTTTGTGAATCATCAGACGGGATTGGGGTGGCAGCATAACCAGCAGGCtattgggggtgggttggatcAGGTTGAGACTGTGCCTGTGTTTCCCAGGCCGGCGGCTCAGACGccgtggcagcagcagtga
- the TFB3 gene encoding TFIIH/NER complex subunit (EggNog:ENOG503NYAM; COG:O; BUSCO:EOG092649XV) codes for MPPQRPPTSAPRPGGVTAVSSLAPDGLPKPDSDDMCPVCKTIRYLNRDMEFLINPECYHSMCSSCVNRLFNEGPQQCPYAGCHRTLRRKGFRSPFFGDLSVEREVDIRRRVNQVFNQVEDDFNTLRDYNNYLQMVEDLTFDLVHGDEPTKRKAEAQLQQWEAEHKTEIERNRRAGKEQDEQSRRRLAAEQAAARQRRLDAIKEAEEEKMEKIKIKEMEIDSLERGQPLPDQQRVQLKRRGNKAVEAVTNLAAGSSSTADAVGKLSIRGLKEKKKEPRPEGPYDPFGGLDLTPSRYKIHGGLSHPNVEKYRSDKAHVTGGYSFDEYTSRAMFEAFAGLGVFIEDERDVGVGLVASEVVGMGAALAAVGGDGPGLKMELD; via the coding sequence atgcccCCTCAACGCCCCCCCACCTCAGCCCCCCGCCCCGGAGGCGTTACagccgtctcctccctcgcccccgaCGGCCTCCCCAAACCCGACAGCGACGACATGTGCCCCGTCTGCAAAACAATCCGCTACCTCAACCGCGACATGGAattcctcatcaaccccgaATGCTACCACTCCATGTGCTCCTCCTGCGTCAACCGCCTCTTCAACGAAGGCCCCCAGCAATGCCCCTACGCCGGCTGCCACCGCACCCTCCGCCGCAAAGGCTTCCGCTCCCCCTTTTTCGGCGACCTTTCGGTAGAACGCGAAGTCGACATCCGGCGCAGGGTGAACCAAGTCTTCAACCAAGTCGAAGACGACTTCAACACGCTCCGTGACTACAATAACTACCTCCAGATGGTCGAAGACCTAACCTTTGACCTCGTCCACGGCGACGAACCCACCAAGCGGAAAGCAGAGGCCCAGCTCCAGCAGTGGGAGGCAGAGCATAAAACTGAGATTGAGAGGAATAGGCGCGCAGGCAAGGAACAGGATGAGCAGTCACGTCGGAGGCTAGCAGCGGAGCAGGCTGCCGCCCGACAGCGCAGACTTGACGCGATAaaggaggcggaagaggaaaagatggAAAAGATCAAAATCAAGGAAATGGAGATTGATAGCCTGGAACGGGGACAACCCCTCCCGGATCAGCAACGGGTTCAGCTGAAACGGAGGGGGAACAAGGCTGTTGAAGCGGTTACCAACCTCGCCGCTgggtcatcatcaacagcggACGCAGTGGGTAAACTTTCCATCCGGGGGctcaaagaaaagaagaaggagccGAGGCCGGAGGGGCCGTATGACccgtttggggggttggatcTCACTCCTAGTCGGTACAAGATTCACGGGGGGCTGTCGCATCCGAATGTGGAAAAGTACAGGTCGGACAAGGCGCATGTGACGGGGGGGTATAGCTTCGATGAGTACACCTCTAGGGCCATGTTTGAGGCGtttgctgggttgggggtgtttATTGAGGACGAGAGAGACGTGGGGGTGGGACTGGTGGCGAGTGAGGTTGTGGGCATGGGGGCTGCgctggctgctgttgggggggatgggccggggttgaagatggagTTGGATTAG
- a CDS encoding uncharacterized protein (COG:T; EggNog:ENOG503P1SW) yields the protein MSSAASQCSIAFYCQFPNSHINKPPFLTIPNYHHQQHYSQTPSKWPTPDPTTEAAALAREKAEQASLPYTWTQTLPDLTLTFPIPASLKARDLSISLTKTTISAGIKGQTPIISGQFPHPIHVDDSTWTITTSPDNSSKTVEILLDKVNKQEWWAHVVTTAPKIDVTKIVPDNSKLSDLDGETRGLVEKMMYDQRQKEQGLPTSDEQKKMEILKKFQEQHPEMDFSNAKIQ from the exons ATGAGCTCAGCGGCCAGCCAGTGTTCCATCGCTTTCTATTGTCAGTTTCCAAACTCCCAtatcaacaaacccccttttctcaccattcccaactatcaccaccaacaacactacAGTCAAACCCcttcaaaatggccgacaCCG GATCCCACCACCGAAGCCGCCGCGCTCGCCCGCGAAAAAGCCGAAcaagcctccctcccctacACCTGgacccaaaccctccccgacctaaccctcaccttccccatccccgcctccctcaagGCCCGcgacctctccatctccctcaccaaaaccaccattTCCGCCGGCATAAAAGGTcaaacccccatcatctcggGTCAattcccccaccccatccacgTCGACGACTCCACCTGGACaatcaccacatccccagACAACAGCTCCAAAACAGTCGagatcctcctcgacaaggtcaacaagCAAGAGTGGTGGGCTCACGTTGTCACCACTGCCCCCAAGATCGACGTCACAAAGATTGTTCCCGATAACTCCAAACTCTCAGACCTGGACGGGGAGACGAGAGGTCTGGTGGAGAAGATGATGTATGACCAGCGGCAGAAAGAGCAAGGGCTGCCGACGAGTgacgagcaaaagaagatggagattCTCAAAAAGTTTCAGGAGCAGCATCCTGAGATGGATTTTAGTAATGCCAAGATTCAatga
- a CDS encoding uncharacterized protein (EggNog:ENOG503P5CP; COG:S): protein MSSQPPKDHLTTLSTHITTLTQKVTQLRASLSHWQQWYLEYSSLKEEISLLPSTTPTPVESLRRIRRDFSGKVLTQKEIHEIMGKTDFREVDQMLSLLTHRIDYVEGNINTVGKMLEQEENRLAAAEVVASPDVPRDEESGLPIMDIVEWLDEEGNVVDAGVRSGGEAAGRLMEVFEKAGGVLAETEEEGGRARGEIERGVEEGKVKKEQEEKKATPKAVERKGEPKGGVANGESMVAKKTVTFAEGTKPGHAEGEKLEKTFAQQQLEHVIKIAQESQAMDMSKAVVPEDEPEEDAKLRREMLEYSMSEIGPVVAELTLEEGEFSDDEDWDMDDDEEDDDEDDLGRSKHSVLSSDYIQRMQELEKKLGVKSAFSAPVQQERTVPDEGMGRISVVKESAPKAATKTPKEKAKAPKGEKSVSFATELDIAPTTTTTRPDAPAAPKINPVVDIVEKVTDLTMQDDEPEEPPKRVSRFKKERATGGLPPGPHQLPATFIHKAAAPPPEPTPPEDTTIAPTVVERPTPATAAEPDDMDEAMLYQAAAVEYNRMRNQLIQKQGGFIEDPPLNEDGLIANNDGPKKLSRFKQARLNKIQ, encoded by the coding sequence ATGTCATCCCAACCGCCAAAagaccacctcaccaccctctccacccacataaccaccctcacccaaaAAGTCACCCAACTCcgcgcctccctctcccactgGCAGCAATGGTACCTCGAATACTCGTCCCTCAAAGAAGaaatctccctcctcccctcgaccacccccaccccagtTGAATCCCTCCGCCGCATCCGCCGCGACTTCTCGGGCAAGGTCCTCACCCAAAAGGAAATCCACGAGATAATGGGAAAGACTGATTTTCGAGAGGTGGATCAAATGCTCAGCTTGTTGACTCACAGGATTGATTACGTAGAGGGGAACATCAATACTGTGGGCAAAATGCtagagcaggaggagaatcggctggcggcggcggaggtggtggcgagCCCGGATGTGCcgagggatgaggagagtgGGTTGCCGATTATGGATATTGTTGAgtggttggatgaggaggggaatgtgGTTGATGCGGGAGTGCGGAgtgggggggaggcggcggggaggttgatggaggtttttgagaaggcggggggggtgttggcggagacggaggaggagggggggagggcgaggggggagattgagaggggggttgaggaggggaaggtgaagaaggagcaagaggagaagaaggccacgCCAAAGGCTGTCGAGCGAAAGGGTGAACCGAAGGGGGGTGTGGCCAATGGGGAGTCGATGGTCGCCAAAAAGACGGTTACGTTTGCTGAGGGTACGAAGCCTGGACATGCGGAAGGGGAAAAGTTGGAGAAGACGTTTGCGCAGCAGCAATTGGAGCACGTCATCAAGATTGCTCAGGAGTCGCAGGCCATGGATATGTCCAAGGCTGTTGTTCCGGAGGATgagccggaggaggatgccaagCTGCGGCGGGAGATGCTCGAGTATAGCATGTCGGAAATCGGTCCTGTAGTCGCTGAACTCACCTTGGAAGAGGGCGAGTTTAGTGATGACGAGGACTGGGAtatggatgatgatgaggaagacgatgacgaggacgatttGGGAAGATCCAAGCACAGCGTTTTGTCTTCTGACTACATCCAACGCATGCAGGAGCTCGAAAAGAAACTCGGAGTGAAATCTGCGTTTAGCGCTCCTGTTCAGCAAGAACGAACGGTACCTGATGAGGGTATGGGGAGGATTTCGGTTGTCAAGGAATCGGCACCCAAGGCAGCGACGAAGActcccaaggagaaggcgaaagCACccaagggggagaagagcgTCAGCTTTGCGACAGAGCTGGATATTGCTCctactaccaccaccacccggccAGATGCACCAGCAGCCCCCAAGATCAATCCCGTCGTCGACATTGTGGAAAAGGTCACAGATTTGACCATGCAAGACGACGAACCAGAGGAACCACCCAAGCGTGTCTCGCGCTTCAAGAAAGAGCGCGCCACCGGTGGCCTCCCACCAGGGCCACACCAGCTGCCTGCAACGTTTATCCACAAAGCTgccgcaccaccacccgagcCGACACCGCCAGAGGATACAACCATTGCCCCCACTGTTGTTGAGAGACCCACCCCCGCTACAGCCGCTGAACCAGATGACATGGACGAGGCGATGTTGTATCAAGCCGCTGCGGTGGAGTATAACCGCATGAGGAACCAGCTGATCCAAAAGCAGGGAGGGTTTATTGAGGACCCGCCGCTGAATGAGGACGGGTTGATTGCGAATAATGACGGGCCGAAGAAGCTGAGCAGGTTTAAGCAGGCGAGGTTGAACAAGATACAGTAA